GTTCCACAGTCCCATTACATCTTTTTGCCTGGAAGGAAATGCCTTCCTAGCTACGCAAATACCaccttttcatttaaatgggTACCTCCTTTCTCCtgcatttaaaatggaaaaggcCGGAACTTTGATTCCAAATTAATTCAGCGAGGCTTAAGCAAAGCATGTGAGCTAATACACTGAGCACACTGGATGAGAAGTGACCTGCTGAGCCAAGCCATCTCCCGCCACTGCAGCCACCGCATCGCATAATCCCTCCTATGAAACAGGCCCCGCTTTGTCTTAGATTTAGTCTCCAACGCAATTTAAGTCTTAAGACTTTGACGGTGCCCTCGCTGACCCCTCCAGAAGGGTACCACAGAACACAACTGCCTTAATTTAATGGTGCTGAGTacgggcagcagggcaggccaCTCAGCACCCATATGCTGGCAGCGTGGGTGGCCGATGCACTCTGACACTTCTGATGACACAGCGAGGACTCTGTCCCCACAGagctctgtggctgtgaggACACCCGCAGGCCTGTCCCATTCCCGCTGCGAGGGGCTCCGAGGGGCTGTGACACGGGGGGGCTGCCAGACCTGGCCGCCCccgccctccctgccctgcttaCCACAGCTGGGCCGGCCGAGGAAGCCGCCGCGAGGGACGCTTATCCCCTGTCCCTGGAAGCAAGGCTCTGCCTTACATTTAACGAGAAGGAGAGCGCCCGCAGCAACTCGCCATGGATGTGAACAGCAAATAAccataaaatgttttacatcAGGTTTCTCGCGACATAATAGGTGATATTTCGGAATAAGCGCTCAGGCCTGCTCCCCTCGGTCACGGCTGTGAACACAACCACCGCGCTGACGGGGACACTCTTTAACTAAACTCTGTCAGAGGTGACTggcggagccccgcggccccgctgctTGTTCAGGGCACTCCCGGTGCCCaggccggcggggccgggcccctcAGCGCCCCTCGGCTCCCTCAGCgccccctcagggccccccaGCCCAGCGGCGCCGCTGCCCCTCAGCGCGGGCCGGGCCCCGTCAGGCCTCTCAGCCTACCCTGCCACACGCCTGCCCGCCCCTCTCCGCCCCTCCCGCGGACCAATGAGAGGGCAGGAAGCGGAGACAGGCAGCGGCTCTGACCAATGCGGAGGCGGCGTgggcgcggcgggcggcagcAGGGTAGGGTGCGTGGGAAGGCTCTGGAAGGCCGGGCGGGGGAGGGGCAGGGCGGGCCGGGCCGTACCTGAAGAAGAGCGTGCGGTACATCTGGTGCGCCTCGTAGTAGTCGCCCTTCTCGACGCTGGCGCGCAGCTTGCCCTCCACACGCTGCACGCCGCCGCGGTTCCTGCCGCCGCCTTTCGCGGCTTCCTGCTCCGCCGCCATAATCGCCGCCGCCATCGACGCGGAGGAGgcgggggggtgaggggaagggagggcgCATGCGCGCGCACGCCCGGAGCGGCGTCGCGCCTCGGTTGCCCGGCTTCCGCCCACTGCGACGGCGGCCGGCGAGGGTCAAAAGGCGCGCCTGCGCGGAGCGGCGCCAGagggcggggcgaggcggggctGGCTCTGGGCTCCAAGGGgcggggaagggcaggggaagggggggctggggcaggaaaGGCAGGGGGCATAGGGAAAGTGAGGTACTGCGGGATAGGCTGCCCTCAAATGCCTGCTTTTTGGGCATTTTTAGAGTTTCTTTCAGCTGCCAGAACCTCCCCGCTCCAGCCTTGTCCGCCAGAAATGCTGTAGTGACTCACTACACATTCACCCTAGCGTGCCCGTGCTGCCTAACGTGTACACATCCCTCCTGCAGTTCCTGTAATTATAAGGCTAAAGCCATCAGGGTATCCCACTGCCCCTCACAGGGAAGGGCAAAAGGTCTCTCAGCCTCGTGGCTCATTCAGCCTTGTTCAGGCTTATCTGTTCTCGTTAGCTACTTCAATGGGtcatggaaaatacagaaaaagaatctttatttcttatttcaaatattacatgcactttcaaaaattaaaactctttatttaaacatttcaatAGCATCTTGTCAGTTTTGGAGGCAGCAAAGTAACAGACGATTTGAAAAGcatttacaaaaatacattGCACAAAGTCCtatcttgcttttttaaaaataagttagtGTTATTCAAAATATTCCCACCCTAGCTACCTAATTTCAATTTATACAGGataattctaattttaaatatgtaacaTAGAATATGAAAACACCTGTACATATGTAATCTAACTCCTCTGCATAGGCCATAGGTTCTGTCTCTAGCTcgagtgaaaaaaaaaaagttcttcacccagagaCTTTAAACATTCGAGGACTGTTGTGCAATATACATAGCTCTATTCAGAAAACCAGTCAGCAGTTCAGTGTTAACAGTTCACAGGTAACTATAAAATGCGTTGTAAGAGCACGATAAAAATTCTGCACACAAGTGCAGTTTAGGagtcttttctgaaaaggaTCTTCAAAAGTAGCAATCCCAAAGGAGGCCGGCCCTAAAGCAGTCTCAACACCTTCTACATAGAAATGGCCTGAGACTGAGACACCACTCATCTTCTTCAGTTTCAGGGGAGGATCTCAAGAACACCCATATATCCCATAGATTCCAATACAGCAGTACTGAGCAGCACTGAGCATAACTCTGTCTTGTACAGGTTAAATAACAAGCTCTACTTCAGTAGTATTTTCCACATCCTGCATTATCACAGCACAACATTTACTGACTATAAAATAAACCAGATTAAGGAATTGTTACAAAGGTATTTTTTCACAAATTAAGATTTTCCTTCTCTAGGGTTAGTTCCAAATCAGCCTTGATGGATGTGCTGCTCGTACAAGAGCTGATAAGCCTCCTAAATTGCTTAGTAAACAGTATACAGCAGTTAAACTAACCAAGTTGCCATGGTAAAAACCCTTAAAGTAGCTTTAAGAAGTTATCCCTGACTTTTAGAACAATTCATGGCCACAAGTTGCAGTAAAGCATTCTCAGTCGCTGGTGTTTAAACTAGTTTTGGTTGCGTTAACTTTCCCTGATAGTAATATTTGTTAAGCAGTCAAGATTTATTGAATAAGCCCTTTTGGATCCCGTAGAAGGACAAAAAAGGTCAACTGAAGGACACCTTTAGCCGCAGTCGGTGTTCAAAGTGTACTACGTTATTTGTCTTACAGTGCCAAGCTAACAAATATGCAGTTGAgtcctgaattaaaaaaaaagatcctagTTGCAGAAAAGTgtggtttttattctttttaaaaaccctATACATTCATTCGTAATAAAATAGGTATATCACCTGTTTGCTAACTGCGCTTTAAGAACCAGAGTAGTTTGCATGCATTATTTCTCTCAGCATGGACACAAAAATATGAAGCTAACTGGCTATTACAAGCTGAGCATGAGagcaaataaattttattttatacagttcTGCTGACAGTCTTCTGCCTTTATCAGAGGATTGGTAATTCCGTAGTATATATCTTGCATCCTCGTCCTTTAAAGATTCCAGTGTTCTAGGCTTTCCGGTATATACAAATTGAGAACAAAATGTACAATAAAGCAACCCAAGCTGTAGTGTAGATTATTCGGCAGGTTTCCCATGCACTCTGAACCGATAAAGACATGTATATTCGGCATGTCCCCAGTTAGAGAGAATTCTCAGTTCCACTATTTGGAATACATTGTTACTTTTCTcctagagaaggaaaaagcaaacacacaaaacagagTTAGGTTTCTAGGATGAACAAGTACAACTGAAGCTGCTTCCTGCAACTAACAGcttttattaattaaattatgCCTTGGGAACTTTAtaccacttaaaaaaaaccaaacaaatctTTCCTTGCCTTGCAACTACTTGTTTATTAATGGAGTCAGAAGTGTGAAGTAAGTTTACCATCTCTTTGTAAGTTTATCATCTTCACAACATTTGTGTCCAGATGGCACAaacttttcctcccttctcatCTACTCAGACCACATATTGATGTAGACAAGCAGATACTTTCTACCTCTGTTTTTACAGTGCACAGAGAATGGGGCCCTTTTCTTCACTGGTCATTGGGTACTACCTTGCCTGACAAATTAAATCCCATCACCCAGGCTCACCATCACTGGAAACATCTGCAGTGGCTCTCCTTCTTGATCGTAGACATACTGTCCTAGAAGTACACCTTCTTCCTGATATTCATCATCTAAACCCTGTAGCAATAAgacaaagattttgttttaatttcaattttaaaggaagcaaaagCTAAAAGCCTATCTACATTACTGATTATCAACAAGCTGCACCCAGAAGTCTATCAAACTAGGAACAGAATGTTTCCTGTGCAACTTAGTGCTGGTTCAGGAATGGCTGCACATTGGAGTTTTCTACACTGCTAATACCTGTGCTATGTTTTCAAGTTTTCACAGTCAACCCCCTTAATTTCTACAGCAGAACCACTACTGCAGTGTAAAATATCAAGTGTTCAGGACAAACAAGAATGAGAGAGCATCATAGTTATAAACAAGACAGAAGTCAAGAATCAGATGTTTGCAGATGACTTATTACTGCAGTTGTATAGCCTAAGATAGatctattaaaaaaagatttaagatgTATCATAAATAAAGTGAAGAGCTAGAAttggggaggggaggacagATGAAGGTGTATGAAAGAACTATATACATCATTAAAATCATCATCTCCCTCCAAAGAAACTTGCTACTCAAGtaagacaaaacaaatacaactcCCCCCAAATTAGTTTTAGCACTTATTTCTACACCTCAAAGCTCATCAAGAATATAAGCAATTTTAAGAGCAATGACAAACATCAGTTTCTCTTCTTAGCTGTTCTCTCTCAAGCTGTTTATTTGTCAAGATATACATCACAAATATCCTTTACGTTTACAAACATCACTTAAGTTTAGAGAGACTTACATATACTGAAAAGTTCCTAGGAGCACTGGTGATATTTCCTGATGGTGAAAGTGTTTTTGGTATGTGTTCCATCGTAAAGGCAGTTGGGTAGATCTTCATGGAAAGTCTAACTACAAGATACCCCTCCGATCCCTTGAAAGCCCAGCAGTTTCCTGGATACACGTCCGGCTAGACAACAGATTTCAGGGCAAGGAGGCAGGAGGGTGGGGACAGAACACGACAATACAAGAACAACCACaagaattttgttatttttttgtaatgaatTCTGAATCATTAGGAACAGTCTTAAAAAGATAGATTATGTCCTGCCACTTGCTATTTGGTAGAAATTGAAGTCAAATTCACAACTTTGATTCTAATTACAAGTCCAATCCTGCCTCTGAAGGACAAACAACATGACACTTCATTGTGTTAGCTGGACTATGTAATTTCATGctacagaaaatggaagataTGGACTGTAAAGTTTTAGTTGCACTCTTCAGGAAGACAGCATACCCAGTTGAACCACCGCCAATGTCCCAAAAAGCCAGCctgagattattattatttttatttatttattttatttatttatttttacaggaaTCTTCCCAGTGCTTACGCTTCACTGAAGTCTGATACACCACTCAAGCCTGCTATAAGAACCTTAGTTTTGCCAAAGCAGGACTTAGGCAATGCCATCAAACTTCAAGAAGAATCCCACTCCCAGAAATCAAGTTCAAAATATCCCTGTCTCCCACTGCCCCCAGTGTATTACAGGCAAATATCCAGCATCCGAAAAACAACTCAGACCACTCAATGCAAGATAATGTTGCTGAATTTGTTTACTTGGCCTTTAATTACCTGAATCACCGCTCTGGGAGACTGAGAGAAGTACCATAAAGGAATTCCAAAGAGGCTAATTAATGCTGTTTTGGTCTCAAAGGTTTCAGAGCAGCGAGTACCCAGAATGCTGCCacctcaaaaaagaaaatcaagttagCAGAAATAATTCTTTATTCCTTCCTAAAGGCTTATTTTGTGAAGGCAGAGATTTGTATGTAGCTTAATgaatatatcatttttttcctacaaaaaatCTGAACTATTAGAGGTATTGTTGGTCTaataattttccagttttccaaTGCAGTGCTTCTATCAAATGCAATGTTAGtttaagaaaatgtgaaaggTTTTTAGTTTTAGAGGGCTGAAAGAGCATGTATTTTCCATAGTGAGTTCAATGATGTGTATGTCCCACACGTATGGATCCATGGTTCTCAACTACCCAGTTACACACGTTTAGAAGTTATTCTACCCCAGTCCATGCGTACACAGGGAGTCACCTGTTTTCGACTGTGATAAAGTAGGTGGCTGGTATATGACCCTGTAAAAAATATGCACAGACTGCAGTAGTCTGACCATTTGGTGATACACAAGGATGCTCTAACCTTTAGCCctcattttaagatttttagcAAACACTATTTTTACTACTCATGTTATTTATACTATTTCCTCTACTATTTACCTCCAGATTCTAAGGCAAAATCCACCATACCAGTCTTGTCTTGAGAGTAGAGTTTCAGTGCATTGTTTACAATAATCTGTGCTTGCTACAGATGGACACAGAatagaatggaaagaaatgttttaatatcAAGTGATAGAAAAATTGATATATATACCCACACATCTGTGAAGCTGCAAACCTAAGTTTGAGATGTACTTCATCACAAGTCTTTCAAAGGCCTCTGTCAACATAagagctatttttaaatgcttggcTATCTGGCTTAAAACAAGTTTATACTGTATCTTGActgatattttcttcagaatttgcATTCCTCCCCCACCTTCCCAAATCattaagctttttctttttgtactttggaagtttttcagtttttgagaTAGCAtactttgggggaaaaaaagcacattcaCAATGGCAACAAGAAGTGCTGTAAGAATTCACTCACACCATTTTCTGTAGTTCTCCCCATTTCAGTTTATCTTTCAGGCATCTCTTAAAATCACTACCACTTATACTGACAGTCATGTCCCACAAAATGCCTATAAAGGACAATTTATCTGAACTTATCACTTAGTTTCACTCACCGCTTCCGTGATTCCAGAGATCCCTGCATTGTTCACAACATTTGTTACTACTTCAGATGTTATTCTTTCATTTGTAACAGACATATGTTGAGTAATATTCTTGAGGATCTGCAATTCTAGATCCTGCAGCAGAGTCTGCAGATCACTTTTGGTCACAAAATTGGATGTAAGCCATTGGAGAAGTGATTCAGAGAAGTCCTCATGTTGATCACCAAAAAACATCATCTTGACAGATTCTTTAACCTGGGCATCTACCTAGTAGAAGCCATTATTAAGAGAACTGATTAGTTTTTATAAACCATTAAGTAATACCATCTGCATATAATAGGCACGTGAAAAATCAATATATATTTCCAGTAGTACCGATAGGTCTAGATTTCACACATCTTTTAACTAAACTGACTTACAGTAGAATAACAGATGAGGTAGGTATGcagaagacacagaaaaaatggATGTTTAAGCGGTTTGGTGACCAATGCACAGCTAACTAAGCCCTACAATCTAGCAGTTTACATTAGGGGGTCTGTTTCAGAATACAAAGAAATTGACTGCAACGTTCAAAGAAGGGACCATAGCAACTCTAAGGGGAGCAGTGTACCTGTTAGTCTAGCTATGTATGTAAATCAAAGTATGCCATAAGCAAGTGACTTAGTGATGTGCTTAACTAGGCCTATCTTGTGATGACACCCAAATATGGTATTTTAGTCAAAGCGGATAATCCCGAATCTAGACCTATATTTTATTGTCTACATTCAAACTGAACCTTACAGAAGGcatcaaaaaaattaaagcatgactttattttttaaataagtctCAGATCACAAACCTAACTCGCTTTTACACGACCTCCTTTCCATATTTGCATGAGTTAGCAAGAtacaccagctgcagcaccagctgtAACAGCAAAGTACAATACACACAACTGCTATTGCATCAtctcaaatgcaaataaaattgccATTGTGGAAAATAAACCACAAACTCATCTGGTAAGATGCCACctaataatggaaaaaaatttcCAAGTACCACAACCTAAAACACtactgttctttaaaatgaatactATCCCCATGTTACTTTTGCAGTGCCTTTCAAATAAGTTTATGAACGAAATCTAGTATTACTAAGTTTTACTAGAATGGTGACAGAACTTACTTTTTCATGAATGACATCTATTTTCTCACAACTCGTCTTCACACTTTCCCCAGTTAACAGCTCCGATTTCACCTGAGACAACTCTAGTTCTAGCTTTTTAACTCTGGATAAAAGTTGATTATGTTCATCCTCTCTGATAAAAAGGAGGAGTCAATAATTAAGAAAGAGCAGTTTCAATCATTCCATCAAATTCCAAAGGCATGAGAATGTACTCATCTATCACAAAGTGCTTTCCTAGTTCATTTATTCAGAAATGGACATTGTGAGCTTACAGCTCTTTGAAGGTGCTAAGGCATACTTAGAATGAATAtattcaaagcaaaacatttcaaagttgTGAACAAATCCAGAAGTGATGACTTTCAGAACATCATCATGTTGACAAGTTAGTAACCCAGACAGATTTCTGGTAGCTTAAGGCTGGACAGACCAGTTGAGCTTTATTTGCCTGAGTTTGCCACTGATTAGAGTGAATTTCAGGTTACCTTAGTTAACACTTGCCTGCCTACAAAGTTATTCTGGTTTTGGTTGCGTCCATAAGTACCAGGTTACATGGCCACTACAGATCAGCGTTCAGTACACAATGTTGGAAAAACAGTATTAGTCAGCATTTAGAAGCTATTTACatctaatttaaattaaaattcaccaactgtttttctcctcccaaTGGGGAAACTACTTAATGAAgttctgcaggtttttttcctcGTATTACACACAGTACATCAGTAGTGAGTACAGAtgacaaaccaaaaacacaaatgaaggTTAGAATTCATAAGATTCAAAAAATTTAAGTATAAGATATATCAAAATCATCTACTGTATTCTTCACTAAGCAATTTGAGGAAAAATTCTCATGCTCTCATAAATACATAAGAAGTCTGTTATTCTACTCTGCTACATAAGCAGATTTCTCTAGTAAAACACGTAGCTGTAGACAACTCATGTCAGAAGTGGGCCATGTGCCGGTGTTCAGCATTACAAACTCAAGTTTGTGTTTGCTGACAGACTCTTACAGTCAGTTAACtgacacaaagaaaacattaactGTATTTCAGAGAATGTCTATTACCATCAGTTAGCTTTagtactggaaaaaatatttaagaattgCTCATACCTTACTGTTTTTGCTTTGGCTATGTCAAGctctttctgaattttcttaaaaaaaacacaaaaagcattaGGTTTAACATACAGAAAGAATAAACACATCAAATGAAAAAGCGACACTTTCTAGCACCACCTATACAGGATTATGTTCCTACATTATTTGTATTTGTGCCTCTGTATCATAAGATTTTATTCCAAATAGCATCTACCTCCCTGGCAGAGTAATTTTTAACCTTTGAACTGAAAATACCTTCAAGaatggagaaggaagagaaagaacacaAGTTTTGAGATTTAAACAAGTGCTAAGAGCTAAAATGAAGCAAACTGGATTTTGGGATAGCCAACACACAACTTAAAACTTTTATCCTATTTTACCAGTTACCACTATAGCTACTTATCAGAGCTAACTTTCAATACCTCAGATTCAGCAGACAGTTTTTTAAGAAGATCTTCCAGCATCACGATGCGCAGCTCATGTTCTTGATGTAAAGCCAGGAAGTCAGTCTtaaaaacagggaaggaaagggcGTGGACTTTCTGAGTACAAACAGCATAACTGacattttataaaaagcataaagtttctttcattctgtgatCAAAGCTTTTCAAGAGTGCTTAAGTGACTTATCCTGCAGGTAGCATAATGAATTAAAAAGTCTATAATAGAAAATTTAAGATCTGATTCCACAGCAGTAGGAGTTACACACAGGGAAGTTTACCATAAAATCCCTTCGTCATCACTAGTCTTTCCTAGTGTCTTCTTTCTGTATGAAAAGAGGTAAATCCAGCTGTTTCTCAACGATGTAAGATTCTACTTTAGACCATCTATCCAGAATTAATTCATTGTCAGCAATAACAGAAGAACACCACTGAGCACTTCCTGACATTCACTGCCTAACAGTTAATTCATACCAAAAAGAGAATCGTAAAGACAGATCACTAATAAACCACATTAATAAAACAGTACTTTTATCAGTCTCAGAGAGTGTCAGTAACTGACTTATCTTTACCTTTTCCTCCAGTTTTATCTCTTTAAGATGTTGATCCATCACATTTTTTATTAGCGTCAATATTTCACTTCTGTCACCcatctgggcaacctgatcttgAAGATTATGGAGTAGAAGCATCACTTTGCTGTATTCTTCATCGTGATGATGGCATCTATCAGACACGAGGGccatttgcttttccagctcaCTTATACGACCGGAATCAAAGATATTTATGGTACCCTAAggtgtaaagattttttttttttaatatatagaagttattttcattaatcTTGGGTGTCAAGCAGTTATTGCAAAATACTGAGGACAGGGGAGGTAAGAGGTCTTAAGAGACTAAAGTACTTGCCTAGACTGTTCTCCCTTACCTTTGGAGGCTGTACAGTATGGGAAGAACCAGGCTGGGGCTCAGGAACATAAATCGAGTCATCTATTCTCTGTACTTTATCAATTCTTGTCCAGTTCAACACAGGCAATAATGAAACAAAGCCATCAAACCCCCAGAACCATATACCTTTAGTGagcagaaacaagcaaaaagggTGTTCAATCTACGGATTGTCTTCTTATTTAAGGACAGAAGCTACCTTACATTTTAACACACTAGACACTACTCCAGCCTGAATAGGAGTTAGCTACATGAGccaactttaaaaaacattaagtCAAGCACTCAAGAGCATTAGGGAACATCCATCAATACCACTTACACAGCTATGAGGCAGGTGACTTCTGCTTGTATATCCTGATATATCCTTAATTTTGTATTACTACTTCCCCAAGACATAGATCCCATTTACTGAGTAGGACAGGCCATACTCACTGAAGGCAGGtataaatattgctttttatCTTATGGCAAAGATATTTTCCCTTACACCCTGTTTACTTCATACCGCATTGCATAATATCTAACAGAAGTTGGAAGAAACTTATGCTTCCATGGAAACAGCATTTGACAAAGATTACATTTATTTCTACAGTATCTTCGTGAGAAGAAATAGTATTTCCTACACAGGgtatcttcttcctttcttattcTCCCTAAAACTCCCCATTGTAAGTCTCTAAGAAATTTTATCTTCTCCCTAAAGTGGATATAAGCTCTTTAGGGCATGCAAAGACGagaaattgcttttcaaaaacatctcaacaccttttatttcaaagtagAAAACTGGCTTGGAACATTACCAGGTAACCTGTCTATAGTAGCAGTATTTCAAGCAGTTAAGGTATGgtctaaagaaaaagaatgatttaGTGTGCACCGTTCAAAGAACTTAAACACAGTTTTATGGAGATTTACAGCAATCAAAAGCAATCAGTACATAGCCTACTCTTTATGAGCTCAATGCTGTCCCTATAAAGGGAAGTAAGGAAGAAAGTCTTCAGTGCATTTATACATACTTTGTCTGAAGAGCTCTATAAAATTAAACCAAAGTTATTCCTTTCATAGGAAAAGTGCCCAAGGACTCATCAGGTACTTTGAAAGCATTCACAAACACTTCACAAACTGAAACTTggtctttttccttctgcatcgTCTCCTTAAGCCTAAAGTTCAGCTAAAAGTACTATTTTGGTACAGCAGTAGGAAGTAATCGGTATGATAACTAAACAATTCACGTACCTAATAGAAACAGCAGTGGTATGACAAACAGTAATAGTTTGAAAATCTTTGGAAGGCATctagagaaggagaggaaagaaacaatGCATTTATTATGTAATATCTGGTTAAAAATTTGCTCACAATAAGTTATTTGGAAAGAATACATACCTTCTAAGAAGAAACACCTTGAGCAAAGACAGCAAAGTAACAAGTTGATACCAGCCAGTTCTAAGCAACCTGAACATGCCAGAAGCTGCCCTCCCTAGAAGACAAAAGCAGTGACATGAAATAGTTATAGCAGCACGTGTCCAAGGAAACCAAGCAGAGGGACGTGCAACTGTGGCCAAGAGTActttgcagagcagagaaaggcaCGAGCACAGGCAACGCACACAGATTAACATCTACGTTTACATCACAAGTATGACAGCATTATGACATCAGGTACTCAAAAACAATAGCCATGCAAAAAGAAGAAACGCGCTCTTGTTGTAACAATGCTATCTTGCTGGAAATTAAACAGTAAAGTTTGAGTCCAAGTTATCACACACTGAGGACCTCAGTATGTTTCAAGAAACGCACAGATAAGCAGAATGAGTTTTTGCTAAGAGGAATACCATGATAGGAAGTGActaccaaaccaaaacacatcCCATTTTTCTTGACACCCCTTATCTGGGTTATTCACACACACAGTCCCTCAAACAGTCTGGTTAGTCTCCCATTATGCCTGCAAACAGAAGCATACTCTCTCATTAAGCATGTTTTGGTCAATAAAGCACAGTAGCATGTGCATTTCAAGATATAAAAGCTACAGCGTAAGCACAGCAGAATTAGTGTAAGCCACCTACTGCAGATTCTTACTTTGCCAAGGAGAAACAGGCAACATacagacatacacacacaaattagGATAGTAACCTGGAGAAAGAATGGCCAGCCAAAGTAGAGACAACACCTTCTGAGACGCAAGCCACCCAGTTGCTCCCACTGTTCGCAACACGTGAAGTATAAAGTAACCTAGATCATAACAAATTAACTATATGGTAATAAGCTTAAGGTTCTCCTGCAGTACATGCACTAGAATAAACTCAATTACCCTGATCATTACTTGTTCTGCATAATTTTAAACCATACCTTCCAGTAATCTACAGACTtatcttttcagtatttaaaagacAAGTAAATCACTCATAAATATGAATCCAAGAAAATCAGGACAGTTTAGAAACAGAATTCTCAGGCATAGCAATAGACAATGATCAACAACCTCTATGTAGTTAGAATACCACTTCTTCACAATGGACAAAGTTTACATTTTGTATCATGGCATTATCAGATAAACATGCCAAATATAATGGATAATACCAAAAAAGTAATActgtaaaatatgttttaagcACACCATTTTAAAGGTGTCGCATTTGTTCTGAATTACACATCGGCTTTGTTATCTGGGTTCATAtgtaaaaaaaggaaacaaaatttaaaaacctAGTGAAAGAGTTAATGTCATCTCAGATATActgataaacagaaaaaaaatccctaaggAAAGTTACAAGCaattagttttcatttaattgaaTGCTCCCAGGGATCTTCAGAATGTCAATTTCAAGTCTcttaaaacaaaagccaaaagcaGCAGGCTACAACAAAATGTTGTAACTTCAATCCCACACTGAAGCCAACAGCTACTGTATCTACGACTAGGACTGTTCATTCTACAGAACAAACTACATAAGAGACATTTAGAAAGTAATCCTGCATTTTTAGATTAGCAGATATGT
This is a stretch of genomic DNA from Anser cygnoides isolate HZ-2024a breed goose chromosome 15, Taihu_goose_T2T_genome, whole genome shotgun sequence. It encodes these proteins:
- the SUN1 gene encoding SUN domain-containing protein 1 isoform X5, encoding MSRRSLRLAAAGFNKTDDARSDTLRDSSYSGNVTFREQSKVVRQRKSTNKQSGSVRETPRKTLFSSPIYSQSSFNSHTTDASMVSMVLDESSIREQTEVDHFWGLDDDGEPKGSDTMLTQGNGDIATAETQTTMINGYTCSDCSMLSERKEALTAKSASYVPSSRIYSRDRSQRHASRGTYFFMSKILRLVKHTATSFASLLVQLFQMVLLKLSYEFKAHSDYCGSMNVKEFYRKDSHLDVNEESICDDCKGKKQLETYNTEHMQSSKAKRVARTISHTFSYAGYFILHVLRTVGATGWLASQKVLSLLWLAILSPGRAASGMFRLLRTGWYQLVTLLSLLKVFLLRRCLPKIFKLLLFVIPLLFLLGIWFWGFDGFVSLLPVLNWTRIDKVQRIDDSIYVPEPQPGSSHTVQPPKGTINIFDSGRISELEKQMALVSDRCHHHDEEYSKVMLLLHNLQDQVAQMGDRSEILTLIKNVMDQHLKEIKLEEKTDFLALHQEHELRIVMLEDLLKKLSAESEKIQKELDIAKAKTVREDEHNQLLSRVKKLELELSQVKSELLTGESVKTSCEKIDVIHEKVDAQVKESVKMMFFGDQHEDFSESLLQWLTSNFVTKSDLQTLLQDLELQILKNITQHMSVTNERITSEVVTNVVNNAGISGITEAQAQIIVNNALKLYSQDKTGMVDFALESGGGSILGTRCSETFETKTALISLFGIPLWYFSQSPRAVIQPDVYPGNCWAFKGSEGYLVVRLSMKIYPTAFTMEHIPKTLSPSGNITSAPRNFSVYGLDDEYQEEGVLLGQYVYDQEGEPLQMFPVMEKSNNVFQIVELRILSNWGHAEYTCLYRFRVHGKPAE
- the SUN1 gene encoding SUN domain-containing protein 1 isoform X1 — its product is MDFSRLHMYTPPQCVPENTGYTYALSSSYSSDALDFEIEHKIDPVFDSPRMSRRSLRLAAAGFNKTDDARSDTLRDSSYSGNVTFREQSKVVRQRKSTNKQSGSVRETPRKTLFSSPIYSQSSFNSHTTDASMVSMVLDESSIREQTEVDHFWGLDDDGEPKGSDTMLTQGNGDIATAETQTTMINGYTCSDCSMLSERKEALTAKSASYVPSSRIYSRDRSQRHASRGTYFFMSKILRLVKHTATSFASLLVQLFQMVLLKLSYEFKAHSDYCGSMNVKEFYRKDSHLDVNEESICDDCKGKKQLETYNTEHMQSSKAKRVARTISHTFSYAGYFILHVLRTVGATGWLASQKVLSLLWLAILSPGRAASGMFRLLRTGWYQLVTLLSLLKVFLLRRCLPKIFKLLLFVIPLLFLLGIWFWGFDGFVSLLPVLNWTRIDKVQRIDDSIYVPEPQPGSSHTVQPPKGTINIFDSGRISELEKQMALVSDRCHHHDEEYSKVMLLLHNLQDQVAQMGDRSEILTLIKNVMDQHLKEIKLEEKTDFLALHQEHELRIVMLEDLLKKLSAESEKIQKELDIAKAKTVREDEHNQLLSRVKKLELELSQVKSELLTGESVKTSCEKIDVIHEKVDAQVKESVKMMFFGDQHEDFSESLLQWLTSNFVTKSDLQTLLQDLELQILKNITQHMSVTNERITSEVVTNVVNNAGISGITEAQAQIIVNNALKLYSQDKTGMVDFALESGGGSILGTRCSETFETKTALISLFGIPLWYFSQSPRAVIQPDVYPGNCWAFKGSEGYLVVRLSMKIYPTAFTMEHIPKTLSPSGNITSAPRNFSVYGLDDEYQEEGVLLGQYVYDQEGEPLQMFPVMEKSNNVFQIVELRILSNWGHAEYTCLYRFRVHGKPAE